The following coding sequences lie in one Eubacterium ventriosum genomic window:
- a CDS encoding alpha/beta hydrolase yields the protein MEVKEWSYEEYPSFDEPIDGVERIPTTGDEKGAYIFSNVEYAHVDGITLHLQIIVPRTRNTTDSDETYPCIVYVQGSAWLKQNINSKLGVLSRLAEKGYVIAVVEYRHSGIATFPAQAIDTRNAIRFMKIHADEYKADTTKMFVAGDSSGGHSAFFSQLVKEDSNENIYPEVDANVKGIISMYGALSIMFEDSMPSTLNHHQPDSPEGMEMGGVDLRNNPDLCRKMSVECNINEDTPLPPILMFHGTKDRTVNPKISVVVYKLLKKYNKNVKLYMLEGADHGGSEFFTERILDIIEEFIQSNISD from the coding sequence ATGGAGGTAAAAGAGTGGTCATATGAAGAATATCCATCTTTTGATGAGCCAATAGATGGAGTGGAAAGAATCCCAACTACAGGAGACGAAAAGGGGGCATACATTTTTTCTAATGTTGAATATGCACACGTAGATGGAATAACATTGCATTTGCAAATTATTGTTCCCAGAACAAGAAATACAACAGATAGTGATGAAACATATCCTTGTATAGTTTATGTTCAGGGTTCAGCATGGTTGAAGCAGAATATTAATTCCAAACTTGGTGTTCTTTCAAGATTGGCTGAGAAAGGTTATGTAATAGCTGTTGTCGAGTATCGTCATTCAGGCATTGCAACTTTTCCGGCACAGGCGATAGATACAAGAAATGCCATAAGATTTATGAAAATTCATGCCGATGAATACAAAGCAGATACAACAAAAATGTTTGTTGCAGGTGATTCTTCAGGAGGACATTCAGCATTTTTTTCACAGCTTGTTAAGGAAGATTCTAATGAAAATATTTATCCTGAAGTAGATGCCAATGTTAAAGGAATTATTTCAATGTATGGTGCATTAAGCATAATGTTTGAAGATAGTATGCCTAGCACATTGAATCATCATCAGCCGGATAGTCCGGAAGGAATGGAAATGGGCGGTGTTGATTTGCGTAATAATCCTGATTTGTGTAGAAAAATGTCAGTTGAGTGTAATATAAATGAGGACACACCATTGCCTCCAATACTTATGTTCCATGGAACAAAGGATCGCACAGTCAACCCTAAAATTAGCGTCGTTGTATACAAGCTATTAAAGAAATACAATAAAAATGTGAAGTTATATATGCTTGAAGGTGCGGACCACGGCGGAAGTGAGTTTTTTACAGAAAGAATTTTGGATATTATTGAGGAGTTTATACAGTCAAATATATCTGATTAA
- a CDS encoding DUF262 domain-containing protein, with protein MNNKKDEGQNGNYGIESNTILLKNILEESVYVIPAYQRPYEWKYSQIDKVLEEIFSLADNQASKEEYAFLGSLQFNINENEEKEIIDGQQRLTTLFLIIEAIKNTNNSEQEKIVIDENKKELCIGNCTIRYKNNIKSDKFQENYKYICSKLNNKKIFVDDFIERIIFVQIITEKTSLERMLRIFTTMNMEGLPLQSEDVFKTKYADLFNKDSEKVLEILNNKYQEIYNYNNESRNTELSEYDLADVFKFFIMRELEVGKGPTGMKQNAISFFVEKMDSLKEKKEYISVNRVKEIADTILVTQKIIDNQNDKIFESDDQLIWFAREFMWESRYGQLNNIEYFITYVISKEKGNPTIDEVKEALKITEIIWQYCSICRAGKSRIVNQVFEKIIEVLMNSDIDKEKIKKELNGGNLNKKSKEYQDYQYYVNEYKKSITEKCFGSDLRNLEIDLSYMQDCLLSKEKCTIGDVKKNLFYRGNYSNVGKDKRLDIEHIISHTFIEDKDAVLIDSIGNLMYLEASINRNLGNRLKNHLKEDFTFKEDINILKIPKEDEMEERTSYDSYRKSKLKCVEKVIEDYENNSREWDLDMCKKRAKEKILFVGEIYKNNGFDLGLDNLLNYNQQTKIHMQCISAFQFYIEVNRESLLIVINTVCIR; from the coding sequence GTGAATAATAAGAAAGATGAAGGTCAAAACGGAAATTATGGTATTGAAAGTAATACAATATTATTAAAAAATATATTGGAAGAAAGTGTATATGTCATTCCGGCATATCAAAGACCATATGAATGGAAATATTCTCAAATTGATAAAGTGTTGGAAGAAATTTTTTCATTAGCTGATAATCAAGCATCAAAAGAAGAATATGCATTTTTAGGTTCTCTTCAATTCAATATAAATGAAAATGAAGAAAAAGAAATAATTGATGGTCAGCAAAGACTTACAACACTCTTTTTGATTATTGAGGCTATTAAGAACACTAACAATTCTGAGCAGGAAAAAATAGTTATAGATGAAAATAAAAAAGAGTTATGTATAGGAAATTGTACTATAAGGTATAAGAACAACATAAAAAGCGATAAATTTCAAGAAAATTATAAATATATATGCTCAAAACTAAATAATAAGAAAATATTTGTAGATGATTTTATAGAAAGAATTATTTTTGTACAAATTATAACTGAAAAAACATCGTTAGAGAGAATGCTTAGAATATTCACAACAATGAATATGGAAGGATTACCACTTCAAAGTGAAGATGTTTTTAAAACAAAATACGCAGATTTATTTAATAAAGATAGTGAAAAAGTTTTAGAGATATTAAATAATAAATATCAGGAAATTTATAATTATAATAATGAATCCAGAAATACAGAATTGTCAGAATATGATTTGGCGGATGTATTTAAGTTTTTCATTATGAGAGAATTAGAGGTGGGCAAAGGTCCAACCGGGATGAAACAAAATGCCATTTCATTTTTTGTTGAAAAAATGGATTCATTAAAAGAAAAAAAGGAGTACATTAGTGTAAATAGAGTTAAAGAAATAGCAGATACAATTTTAGTAACTCAGAAAATAATAGATAATCAAAATGACAAAATATTTGAAAGCGATGATCAATTAATTTGGTTTGCAAGAGAATTTATGTGGGAATCAAGATATGGTCAGCTAAATAATATAGAGTATTTTATTACATATGTTATTTCAAAAGAAAAAGGAAATCCAACAATTGACGAAGTTAAAGAGGCACTGAAAATTACAGAAATTATATGGCAATATTGTTCTATTTGTAGAGCAGGTAAATCGAGAATAGTTAATCAGGTTTTTGAGAAGATAATCGAAGTATTAATGAATAGTGATATCGATAAGGAAAAAATAAAAAAAGAATTAAACGGAGGAAATTTAAATAAGAAAAGCAAAGAGTATCAGGATTATCAATATTATGTAAATGAATATAAGAAGTCAATAACAGAAAAATGCTTTGGAAGTGATTTGAGAAATCTGGAAATAGATTTGAGTTATATGCAAGATTGTCTTTTAAGCAAAGAAAAATGTACGATAGGAGATGTAAAGAAAAACTTATTTTACAGAGGCAATTATAGTAATGTAGGAAAGGATAAAAGATTAGATATTGAACATATTATATCTCATACTTTTATAGAGGATAAAGATGCCGTATTAATTGATTCTATAGGAAATTTAATGTATCTTGAAGCATCTATTAATCGAAATTTAGGAAACAGATTGAAAAATCATTTAAAGGAAGATTTTACTTTTAAAGAAGATATAAATATTCTTAAAATACCTAAGGAAGATGAGATGGAAGAAAGAACTTCATATGATTCTTATAGGAAATCAAAGCTGAAATGTGTTGAAAAAGTAATTGAAGATTACGAGAATAATTCAAGAGAATGGGATCTGGATATGTGTAAAAAAAGAGCAAAAGAAAAGATTCTTTTTGTAGGTGAAATATATAAGAATAATGGATTCGATTTAGGGTTAGACAATTTGTTAAATTACAATCAACAGACAAAAATTCATATGCAGTGCATTAGTGCATTTCAATTTTATATTGAAGTCAATAGGGAGTCGCTATTGATAGTTATTAATACAGTTTGTATTCGATAA
- a CDS encoding class I SAM-dependent methyltransferase codes for MKYAGCGPAPMISLLSEKYPNRHYTGLDLTLAMIEQAKKKNIPNAGFVVGDCEKNPLCIQVCKPCIS; via the coding sequence ATAAAATATGCAGGATGTGGACCGGCTCCAATGATTTCATTGTTATCAGAAAAATATCCAAACCGACATTACACAGGTCTTGATTTAACACTTGCAATGATAGAACAGGCGAAGAAGAAAAATATTCCGAATGCTGGTTTTGTGGTAGGGGATTGTGAAAAAAATCCTTTATGTATACAGGTTTGCAAGCCTTGTATATCATAA
- a CDS encoding helicase-related protein has translation MEEGKNIKDVTHMDLPIDWENIFDSSPATVGVHADSISDGLILSLSNLGHVDIEYIAAITGERYKTVIETLKGSIYQNPRTWEECFYKGWETAEEYLSGNLYDKYAVAVENNRKYKGYFNDNIEAIEKVFPEYIDFEEIYITLGSPWIPTEIIDSFISQMYRLKATQELTVHNEQLGVWEIVDKSFLSWATYIEGPYGTEKVNSIQILENTLNMKPVAVYKTIPSTTTSSGKKRVIDEQATIEAQEKQNQMIAYFKKWVWKSDKRKNLLEQIYNQKYGSNRKRNFDGSFLTFPNMSSEIQLYPYQKDAVARMIFTPNTLLAHDVGSGKTYAMIAAGMEMKRMGISNKNMYVVPNNIVGQWKDIFEQMYPNAKLLTIEPKTFKPINRKQVMEEIRDEDYDGIIIAYSCFERIKLSVDYRIERLKTKKAELENEKNNNLQYPRKIDREIKKIKEELGKLTVAQEVDYDGVYFEDMGVTKLFVDEAHNFKNVPFDTKIGNVMGLNPKGSKKCEEMFHKVQCVQKNGGGVILATGTPITNSITDAYIMQRYLQNGELGLLDLQHFDGWIGMFAEKNTEFEIDVDTSSYRITTRFSRFHNLPELTTLLASIADFHQVDGAENIPKHNGYKDALISKSYDLKKYLEEISKRAEAVRMGAVLRTVDNMLKITTDGRKAALDMRLVDSSLSVGCQSKVGRCVENVANIYFRTMKDRLTQVIFCDYSTPKKGFNIYDDIKVRLKNLGIPENEIAFAHSANTEKKRKQLFDDVRKGKIRVILGSTFKIGMGVNIQDRLIALHHIDVPWRPADMVQREGRILRQGNINQEVEIYRYITEGSFDAYSWQLLETKQRFISELLAGSLVERSGSDIEDSVLDYAEVKALAVGNPLVKDRVEAYNELTKYKILQRKYVEARIAWEKEAMELPGKIKHQKDIISKCVDDIEFVKKWNKKYPNPKNNDEKKKLVEERKFIRTTIHQAIKENVLETKERKFIKYRGFDIILPTNMKSEKPYVWLQNNGRYYVELGDTEVGNLVRIDNYLNNLNDHLKELEESLEKQQTKLRDIKTNLSKDENFYDQINHYRKLVEELDEKLGVNNNGK, from the coding sequence ATGGAAGAAGGAAAGAATATAAAAGATGTAACACATATGGATTTGCCGATTGATTGGGAGAATATTTTTGATTCCAGTCCTGCAACAGTTGGAGTTCATGCTGATAGTATTTCAGATGGACTTATACTTAGTCTTTCTAATTTGGGTCATGTTGATATTGAATACATTGCAGCTATTACAGGAGAAAGATATAAGACGGTTATTGAAACTTTAAAAGGTTCGATATATCAGAATCCTAGAACCTGGGAAGAGTGTTTTTACAAGGGATGGGAGACGGCAGAAGAGTATTTGTCAGGTAATTTATATGACAAATATGCTGTGGCTGTAGAGAATAATAGGAAATACAAGGGATATTTTAACGATAATATTGAAGCAATAGAGAAAGTGTTTCCTGAATATATTGATTTCGAAGAGATTTACATAACACTGGGTTCTCCATGGATTCCTACAGAGATAATTGATTCTTTTATTAGCCAAATGTATCGCCTTAAAGCAACACAGGAATTAACAGTGCATAATGAACAACTTGGCGTTTGGGAAATTGTTGATAAGTCTTTTTTGAGTTGGGCTACTTATATAGAAGGTCCATATGGTACGGAGAAGGTTAATAGCATACAAATATTAGAAAATACGTTGAATATGAAACCGGTTGCAGTTTATAAAACAATTCCAAGTACAACAACCAGTTCAGGAAAGAAGAGGGTAATTGATGAGCAGGCAACAATAGAAGCACAGGAAAAACAAAATCAAATGATTGCATATTTTAAAAAGTGGGTGTGGAAAAGCGATAAAAGAAAAAATCTGCTTGAACAAATTTATAATCAAAAATATGGAAGTAACAGAAAAAGAAATTTTGATGGTTCATTTTTGACTTTTCCCAATATGTCCTCTGAAATTCAACTTTATCCTTATCAGAAGGATGCAGTGGCAAGAATGATATTCACACCGAATACATTATTAGCCCATGATGTTGGCTCAGGTAAAACATATGCAATGATTGCAGCAGGAATGGAAATGAAACGTATGGGAATTTCTAATAAAAATATGTATGTTGTTCCCAATAATATAGTTGGTCAATGGAAAGATATTTTTGAACAAATGTATCCTAATGCAAAACTTTTAACAATTGAGCCCAAGACTTTCAAACCAATTAACAGGAAACAGGTAATGGAAGAGATTAGAGATGAGGATTACGATGGAATAATTATTGCTTACAGTTGTTTTGAACGTATTAAATTATCAGTAGATTATAGGATAGAAAGATTAAAAACAAAAAAAGCAGAATTGGAGAATGAAAAAAATAACAATTTACAATATCCTAGGAAAATTGACAGAGAGATTAAAAAGATAAAAGAAGAACTTGGAAAACTAACAGTAGCACAGGAAGTTGATTATGATGGAGTATATTTTGAAGATATGGGAGTAACAAAATTATTTGTTGATGAAGCTCACAATTTTAAGAATGTTCCTTTTGATACTAAGATTGGTAATGTAATGGGGCTTAATCCTAAAGGATCAAAGAAGTGTGAAGAAATGTTTCATAAAGTTCAATGTGTTCAAAAAAACGGTGGAGGTGTAATTTTAGCAACAGGAACACCAATAACTAATTCTATTACAGATGCTTATATTATGCAGAGATATTTGCAGAATGGAGAGTTAGGATTACTTGATTTGCAACATTTTGATGGTTGGATTGGAATGTTTGCTGAAAAAAATACAGAGTTTGAAATTGATGTGGATACAAGTTCTTATAGAATTACAACCAGATTTTCAAGATTTCATAATTTGCCGGAGTTAACTACCTTGCTTGCGTCAATTGCAGATTTTCATCAGGTAGATGGTGCAGAAAACATTCCTAAACATAATGGCTACAAAGATGCACTAATATCTAAAAGTTATGATTTAAAGAAATATTTAGAAGAAATTAGCAAAAGAGCAGAGGCAGTCAGAATGGGGGCGGTTTTAAGGACAGTTGACAATATGCTAAAGATTACAACAGATGGAAGAAAAGCTGCATTGGATATGAGATTAGTTGACTCGTCACTATCAGTAGGATGTCAAAGTAAGGTCGGAAGATGTGTAGAGAATGTAGCCAATATTTATTTTAGAACAATGAAAGATAGATTAACACAGGTTATATTTTGCGATTATTCAACTCCAAAGAAAGGTTTTAATATTTATGATGACATAAAAGTCAGACTTAAAAATTTGGGAATACCTGAAAATGAAATTGCTTTTGCGCATAGTGCTAATACAGAAAAGAAGCGAAAACAACTATTTGATGATGTTCGAAAAGGTAAAATCAGAGTAATTCTAGGCTCTACCTTTAAGATAGGGATGGGAGTAAATATTCAGGATAGACTGATTGCCCTTCACCATATAGATGTGCCATGGCGCCCGGCAGATATGGTTCAAAGAGAAGGTCGTATTTTGCGACAGGGCAATATTAATCAAGAGGTTGAAATTTATCGTTATATTACAGAAGGCAGTTTTGATGCTTATTCTTGGCAGTTGTTGGAAACAAAGCAAAGATTTATTTCTGAACTATTAGCAGGATCTTTGGTTGAAAGAAGTGGAAGTGATATTGAAGATTCAGTTCTTGATTATGCTGAAGTAAAAGCTTTGGCAGTGGGAAATCCATTAGTTAAGGACAGAGTTGAGGCGTACAATGAACTGACCAAATACAAAATTCTTCAAAGAAAATATGTTGAGGCAAGGATTGCATGGGAAAAAGAAGCTATGGAGCTTCCGGGAAAGATTAAACATCAAAAGGACATTATTAGTAAATGTGTAGACGACATAGAATTTGTTAAAAAGTGGAATAAGAAATATCCGAATCCGAAAAACAATGATGAAAAGAAAAAATTGGTAGAGGAAAGAAAGTTTATTAGAACTACGATTCACCAGGCAATTAAGGAGAATGTATTAGAAACAAAAGAGAGAAAATTCATAAAATACAGAGGGTTTGACATAATTCTTCCTACAAATATGAAATCTGAAAAACCATATGTATGGCTGCAAAACAATGGAAGGTATTATGTTGAACTAGGAGATACAGAAGTAGGTAATTTGGTAAGAATTGATAATTACCTAAACAATTTAAATGACCATTTGAAAGAATTGGAAGAATCACTGGAAAAGCAACAAACAAAACTTAGAGACATAAAAACAAACCTTTCAAAAGATGAAAACTTTTATGATCAGATTAATCATTACAGGAAACTGGTAGAAGAGTTAGATGAAAAGTTAGGAGTAAATAATAATGGAAAATAG
- a CDS encoding ATP-binding protein produces the protein MENRVKDIKLANIPQMDVGRITELLADSYSVLINNKKPIKIMPSVMLWGPPGVGKSQAVRQIAKEIEERTGKKSVVTDVRLLLFNPIDLRGIPTSNADKTLAIWLKPQIFQMDSSDDIVNILFLDEISAAPQSVQAAAYQITLDRVVGEHKLPDNCIVIAAGNRVTDKSVAFKMPKALANRLLHIEVEDNFDSWKEWAIKSGVNDKVIGFLSFRRNYLMNFDAKSEDLAFSTPRSWEMVSNILNNINDDVSEVYPLITGLVGTGVAVEFRTWCNVYNQLPDMDDIFNGLRPRVPKSPDVLYALTAAMTSYAKEHKEEITKIANSIRYAEKLPPDFGVVLMKDYMYIEKDYKRKLMAIPDFAKWLSAKGKILNGVIK, from the coding sequence ATGGAAAATAGAGTAAAAGATATAAAACTTGCTAACATCCCACAGATGGATGTTGGTAGAATTACAGAATTATTAGCAGATTCATATAGTGTATTAATTAATAACAAAAAGCCAATTAAGATTATGCCGTCGGTTATGCTGTGGGGACCACCCGGGGTGGGTAAATCTCAGGCTGTAAGACAGATTGCAAAAGAGATAGAAGAAAGAACAGGCAAGAAATCAGTTGTTACAGATGTAAGATTACTGTTATTTAATCCGATTGATTTAAGAGGTATACCAACATCAAATGCTGACAAAACATTAGCAATATGGCTAAAGCCACAGATATTCCAGATGGATTCAAGTGATGATATTGTAAATATTTTATTTTTAGATGAAATATCAGCCGCACCACAATCGGTACAGGCAGCAGCATATCAAATTACTCTTGACAGAGTTGTTGGAGAACATAAACTTCCGGATAATTGCATTGTTATAGCTGCAGGTAACAGGGTGACAGATAAATCAGTTGCATTTAAAATGCCAAAGGCACTTGCAAACAGACTTTTACATATAGAAGTTGAAGACAACTTTGATTCATGGAAAGAGTGGGCAATCAAATCGGGAGTAAATGACAAAGTAATAGGGTTCTTATCTTTTAGAAGAAATTATTTGATGAACTTCGATGCAAAATCAGAAGACCTAGCATTTAGTACACCACGTTCATGGGAGATGGTTAGTAATATTTTAAATAATATTAATGATGATGTGTCAGAAGTATATCCATTAATTACAGGACTTGTAGGGACAGGAGTTGCAGTTGAATTTAGGACGTGGTGCAATGTGTATAATCAGTTACCGGATATGGATGACATATTTAATGGACTTCGACCCAGAGTACCAAAAAGCCCTGATGTCCTGTATGCCTTAACAGCAGCAATGACAAGCTATGCAAAAGAACATAAAGAGGAAATAACAAAAATAGCTAACTCAATAAGATACGCTGAAAAGTTACCACCGGATTTTGGTGTGGTGTTGATGAAAGATTATATGTATATTGAAAAAGATTATAAACGTAAGTTAATGGCAATACCTGACTTTGCCAAGTGGTTATCAGCAAAGGGGAAGATTTTAAATGGAGTTATCAAGTAA
- a CDS encoding integrase core domain-containing protein: MQRSYSHKGYPYDNACIESFHSLIKRKWLNRFNIKNYRHAYNLIFEYIETFYNTVRIHSHCDYMSPDEFEKMYERVKSLPVA; encoded by the coding sequence ATGCAACGCAGTTATTCACATAAAGGTTATCCTTATGACAATGCCTGTATTGAATCCTTCCATTCACTCATAAAAAGGAAATGGCTTAACCGTTTTAACATTAAGAATTACAGACACGCATACAACCTGATTTTTGAATACATCGAAACCTTTTATAACACTGTCAGAATTCATAGTCACTGTGATTACATGTCACCTGATGAATTTGAAAAAATGTATGAGAGGGTTAAATCTCTGCCGGTTGCTTAG
- a CDS encoding DUF2201 family putative metallopeptidase gives MELSSNKIKEYTKRLMLSKMRILCNNGFYGLLLMHMKYGLDAECGTAYTDGKVIRFDPKFLDELNDDELDFIMMHEILHVALQHCFRGRELEKELYNIACDIVVNSNILLSNNMDTRTITLRSDGEAMHLAPNGKEGYEYTAEEVYNMLQKNLGMNNAKLQSNGKTKNTTNIIDNHTKWQQIEKNEELEELWISRLDEVSKTIEIRDSIINRETMPAFAQRRLKELKNAQTDWREILIDFLQEEVVDYSFMPPDRRFDDCPFFLPDFNDKDIKPENILFMIDTSASMKDDMVTAAYSEVKGAIEQFNGKLIGMLGFFDAVVIEPVPFENEEEFEMIKAIGGGGTNFQIIFNYVKEYMTDNLPVSIIILTDGYAPFPKESEAMGIPVIWLLNNEKVNPSWGKVARIKCLEDN, from the coding sequence ATGGAGTTATCAAGTAACAAAATTAAAGAATATACAAAAAGATTGATGCTATCCAAAATGAGAATACTTTGTAACAATGGCTTTTATGGACTTTTACTTATGCATATGAAATATGGTTTGGATGCAGAATGTGGAACAGCATATACAGATGGTAAGGTTATAAGATTTGATCCTAAATTTCTTGATGAGTTAAATGACGATGAACTTGATTTTATTATGATGCATGAGATTCTTCACGTGGCATTGCAACATTGTTTTAGAGGAAGAGAGTTGGAAAAAGAACTATACAATATTGCTTGCGATATAGTAGTAAATTCTAATATTCTTTTGTCAAATAATATGGACACAAGAACAATAACTCTTAGAAGTGATGGTGAAGCAATGCATCTTGCTCCAAATGGAAAAGAAGGATATGAGTACACTGCTGAAGAAGTATATAATATGTTGCAGAAAAATCTGGGGATGAATAACGCAAAGCTTCAAAGTAATGGAAAAACAAAAAATACTACTAATATAATTGACAATCACACAAAATGGCAACAAATAGAAAAGAATGAAGAGCTGGAAGAACTATGGATTAGTAGATTAGATGAAGTGTCAAAAACAATAGAAATAAGAGATTCTATTATAAATAGAGAAACAATGCCGGCTTTCGCTCAACGTAGACTAAAAGAATTAAAAAATGCACAAACAGATTGGCGAGAAATATTAATAGATTTTTTACAGGAGGAGGTTGTGGATTATTCATTTATGCCACCTGATAGAAGGTTTGATGATTGCCCCTTTTTTCTACCGGATTTTAATGATAAAGACATTAAACCTGAAAATATTCTTTTTATGATTGATACATCAGCATCAATGAAGGATGATATGGTAACTGCAGCATATTCAGAGGTTAAGGGCGCAATTGAACAGTTCAACGGAAAATTAATCGGAATGCTTGGATTTTTTGATGCAGTAGTAATTGAACCAGTACCTTTTGAAAATGAAGAAGAATTTGAGATGATAAAGGCAATAGGTGGAGGGGGGACAAACTTTCAAATTATATTTAATTATGTAAAAGAATATATGACAGATAATCTTCCAGTTAGTATAATAATTTTGACAGACGGATATGCACCATTTCCAAAAGAAAGTGAAGCAATGGGGATACCGGTAATTTGGCTACTTAATAATGAAAAGGTAAATCCATCCTGGGGAAAAGTGGCAAGGATTAAGTGCTTAGAAGATAATTAA
- a CDS encoding reverse transcriptase family protein, with protein MVYYKDLSTLEKDIRIPRKVLYKFSRNIFSNYKTVEIMKNNGEIRTLHVPKDNLKSIQRKIRFYILRKMPTSIYATAYIRGEGIVNNAKVHVGAENILKLDIRHFFDNITYPMVKEKVFKPDIFSEPIRILLSILCVYEHSIPQGAPTSPDISNIIMRDFDKEIGDWCKERNINYTRYCDDMTFSGKFDKEPVIEKVESELRKMGFYINNRKTTYLHSGQSKNVTGIIVNEKLSAPRKYKKEIRQEIYYCKKYGIENHMKHSVLKKKSRQLSDALKGQIDIDIDVEISTEQYINSLMGRINYVLSVEDNEEMREYKEWLYGCGNTQKF; from the coding sequence ATGGTATATTATAAAGATTTATCAACACTTGAAAAGGACATACGTATTCCACGCAAGGTATTATACAAGTTTAGTAGAAATATTTTTTCAAACTATAAAACTGTAGAAATTATGAAAAATAATGGAGAAATCAGAACATTACATGTTCCGAAAGACAATCTTAAATCAATACAAAGAAAAATTAGATTTTATATTTTAAGAAAAATGCCTACATCAATTTATGCAACAGCCTATATTAGAGGTGAGGGAATAGTGAATAATGCTAAAGTACACGTTGGAGCTGAGAACATACTAAAACTTGATATCAGACATTTTTTTGATAATATTACGTATCCAATGGTGAAAGAAAAAGTTTTCAAACCAGACATTTTTTCAGAACCCATTAGAATACTATTAAGCATTTTATGTGTGTATGAACATAGTATTCCCCAGGGAGCACCGACATCACCTGATATATCTAACATAATTATGAGAGATTTTGATAAAGAAATAGGAGATTGGTGCAAGGAACGCAACATTAATTATACGCGTTACTGTGATGATATGACTTTTTCAGGAAAATTCGATAAAGAACCTGTAATTGAAAAAGTAGAATCAGAACTTAGAAAGATGGGGTTCTATATAAACAACAGAAAGACAACATATTTACATTCAGGACAGTCAAAGAATGTTACAGGAATTATTGTAAATGAAAAACTTTCAGCACCAAGAAAATATAAGAAAGAAATAAGACAGGAAATATATTATTGTAAAAAATATGGAATAGAGAACCATATGAAACATTCAGTATTAAAAAAGAAAAGCAGGCAATTATCAGATGCATTAAAAGGACAAATTGACATTGATATTGATGTGGAAATATCAACAGAACAGTATATTAACTCTTTAATGGGAAGGATTAACTATGTATTATCGGTAGAAGATAATGAAGAAATGAGAGAATACAAGGAATGGCTGTATGGATGTGGCAATACTCAAAAGTTTTAA
- a CDS encoding peptide deformylase, with translation MVKKIVKGKQIFARKAQPATKADKQVVTDLMDTLRENREICVGMAANMIGVNKSIIVVAAGPFQFAMVNPVITKKSGEYTTEEGCLSLDGVRNCIRYKEIEVDYLNENFEPKHGKFSGYTAQIIQHEVDHCNGVVI, from the coding sequence ATGGTAAAGAAAATAGTAAAAGGAAAACAGATTTTTGCGAGAAAGGCGCAGCCTGCTACAAAAGCGGACAAACAGGTTGTAACTGATTTAATGGATACATTAAGAGAAAACAGAGAAATTTGTGTAGGCATGGCGGCCAATATGATTGGAGTAAATAAATCCATTATTGTTGTGGCAGCAGGACCGTTTCAGTTTGCAATGGTTAATCCTGTAATTACTAAAAAATCAGGAGAGTACACTACAGAAGAGGGCTGTCTTTCATTGGATGGAGTTCGTAATTGCATAAGATACAAAGAAATAGAAGTGGATTATTTGAATGAAAATTTTGAGCCGAAACACGGCAAGTTCAGTGGTTATACAGCCCAGATTATACAACATGAAGTGGACCACTGTAATGGAGTGGTGATATAA